The genomic region attttataatatatttcacttatctaccttgggcgccacattattattttattgtcatttttataaagtatatttgcttcTATGTGAAGGTCGACTTGGAAAGGAAgggaaatgaaatgtaatttcaaaataatgtgaagtgaatgtgcatttgggtttggtgtccatttggagggaatgtgaatttgaatttggagacacaaaGTCTATAAAGAAGAGTGTCGGGCTCTTGTTTTTGGGTATCCATGAATATTTGATAACGAAGTGCTGCTGAATTTTCACTATCTTGGCTTCGAGGTTGCGTGCCCTCCTAGCTCATCTTCAGTTTCGAGTTTGAAAGATAACTCCTAGCTAATAGAGCAATCTCATTCAAAGATTACCAGTGGATTTCAAAAAGTTTGGTGTGATAAATTGGTGAAGGAACCCTACAGCGGATCCACTTTTCTGCTCATTTTGGTTGGAGCTTTCATTCGAATTTTGTGGGTGTGGATTCAAAAGTTTTGTATGCTCTTGGCGCCCATTTGCTCAGACTTTGGTGGATTTTGGTGGAGTGGTTGATTTCATACTTCAAATCGAACTTGTTGTTGTTTGTCCTAGTTCGATTTTCTGTTTTGGAGAGTGTGCCCTTGCTGAGACCCCTTTGGTGGTGTGTTTCCTTGTCCCTCCTTGGCCGCCTAGCTCTTGTGCTTCATCTGCAATTCACTGAAGCTCATTCGGAGGTGTTTTGATGGAGATATGGGCTTCACAGTGCTGCTGGTCTGATTTTTGGTAATGCTGATATGCTATATCAGATTTGGTAAAGTGTTCTTTTTGGCTTGTTTTTTCCAATATTCTTGTTTGTGGCTTCTTAGAGTACTTTCTTGTATCCATTAGAGGTTGGAGCTTTAATGTACTGACAGTATCTTGCAGAGTTTGCTTATTGTAAGACTGTATTCAATAGTAATGAAACAGTCCATTTTCATACTGCATTATACTTCCTTGTattgcccactgcataagtggaagaggttggcttcgcCGCCTATCTCTATTTCATTTTGTATTCCTATCCTCCAGCTGAAAAAGTGGTTGAATGATAGTTTGTTATTtccagtcctcccgctgaataagtggttgagtgattgtctTTATTCAATTTCAGTTTTCTTGGATTTGTAATTGGCTGGTTATACTGCCAAGTAGTTGTTAATTTCCAGCATTTCTTTatcctgctgaaaagtggaagtggctggtctaACCACCAATATGTATTGCTCTCAGTATTTCATCTTGCTAACACTAATGGGTGAAATTATTgtgttgaaaaattgaaaaaaactaaGGGGGACATTTCAAAATTCCAATCTACATGCATTGCTATGTATTTGAATTAGCCTTCTTTAGCACAGAACAAACCAAAACATGGGTACATTTGAATTtcctaattattattatttaagttattaaataataataactaactattaaataataatttcctaattattatttaaattgtaatttaaattattattatttaaataataacaaATACATTATGGTTTTTaagttattatttaaattattgctTTTGCCAATTGCAAAtatttttccacataaaaataggGAGAGAAAAAAGAAATGGAAATGCAAAGTCCCTACTAGGGGGGGACAACATGAAATAAATCAACAGTACAAAAATTCAAGTAGAATAATTAATAATAACTAACTCTAATAATAATTTACTGAACACTTATATGTGAAGAAAGGGAAGCATGCCAAGTTAACAAGGGACTGCACTTGACCCACCACTTAGAGAATCTCCAAAAGATAGAACACTAACCCCAAGCTAGTGCATGGATATAAGATAAATATCTGAAGCATGTTTTTCATTGTTGGATAAAAGGTTCTCTTTACCATTTTTTAAATCATAGTAAAATGATTTCATCCTTTATGAAAAATAAAGCATCacccatcttctccacaacaagcaATAACCATAACTCAAAGGTGGAAAATAAATATAAAGAGAAAAAAATTAGTGAAGGTGTATGCTTCTCAAAATCTGATCTGCTAGTCCCTCTAGCTTATTGCAAATTACAAGCAAGGGCAATATCGATATACAGTTCGCATACAACGTATTATGCATCTTTCTCAATCTTATAGCTTTAAATTACATAAGTTGTCCAACAAAACCACTCAAAGTACTCCAAAGTAGCTATTACCAAATCTGTCAAGGCAATTCTCAATAGACACCATTTGGCATTATCATTGATATCCTGATGGCAATTCAGCTTACTAGTTTACAGCTTCAACCAAGTCCAGCATTTCATCCTATTTATAATTTATTCGTTATCATGGAGAGACATTGGTCCCAAATCCTTTACAATTGGGCTCCTGCAGTTTCAATAGTACAATGGATATTGGTCCTAGGACAATTCTTATACAACTCCATGCTGTCCAACGCTAACCATGGTTATCAAAACCTCTAGGGTCCTAGTATAGCCTCCAAAAGATTGAACTGACCCTTACTTTCCCTTTAAATAAACGCTTATGCACTCTCTATAGCAATATAGTCTAAGTCTCAAGCAGGAATTAGTTTAAAATTACATTCGCTAAATCATATTTTATTGTTGATACTGATTTAGTGGAAAAATCAGAAAAACTAGAATAAGAAACGCCATAGAAGCACACAAAACAATTTCAACAAAAAGGAAGCTACACTCAAATAAAGGCAAAACCATTAGATGAAAACGTACGAGTGAAAATTGGCTCAAAACTTGCTTCTATTATGCAAATAAAGGGATAAGATGTGGTGGATGTGATAATGACCATAATGCCACCATGTCAtggtatatttatacatatatttccTTTCATTTTCCACTCGGTTGGCATGCAAAGGCTCATGTACATATACAATTTTACATGTAAAATGGCTTCGACCCTTTCACTTTATGAGAGTCTCGGTAATTTTACATTTTCCTCTAGTTTAAATTGATATGTTTTCTTGTATTGAATTGTGACTTTCATCCACAACTTGAATCTACAGTTGATTACTTTGTGAGTAATATTGTGTCTATTTGGGGCATAATAATAGATGCATAGAGCTTTGAGACCTCCCCCATGTCTTAAATATACCTTTCCTCCAACTTAGAAAATGCAAAAACCCCTCTCAAGGAACTATTCAAAATAATGGTCCTTGGTTAAACCATATGTAAAGTTTATTCTTAGCTTAGAATAAGACCAACCTCTATTGTAAAGGATTTCTCTTTCATCGTGAAAATTTTCTCTCTTGCCCTCTTAGATATATCTAGACTAAAGACAGTTGTTTACCCCAAAGTCATAATTGGGCAATTATCATGGGAGTCAAGTCAAAACACGAGACAGGAAGCACAGGTAGATCCAAGGACAGATCCATAACTGATATAGACTTTCAGCAGGCATTAGTATGACTACAATCCACAAATGTTCTCCATCCTTCGAAAAGCCCCAGTTGTtcttatggttgtatttcttttttaACAGAATTCTAACCTACGAGTGCGCACCAAGATGTAACAATCTCAAGGATGCTactttttaataaaataagatTTTTGATAAGAAAATAAGCCTTCGTTGTTGTCTTCCATGTGAAACCTTATAATTTAACCACATTATTCTGCAAATGATAAATATTACAAAAACAAGAAATTGGTAAAAGAACAGTTCAATccaattgaaaaaataaattaattaaagttTGGCAAGGAACAAtcagaaaaaacaaaaataaataagaaatCTTATACCAAAATAAAGAAATAGCATAGTTCCCCCATATCATTTCTGCTAACCTCTCTTATAGCCACAACCTCTGCATGTGCAGTTGGATCTGTTTGCTTCAGACCCATGTTATGACAACTCACAACAACTTCCTCTCCACAGACCACAACAGCACCAAAAGGGGCACCATCTTCAGATTCTACAGCGTTGTATGCTTCTTTTATTGCCATGGATAAGAACTGAAAGTCCCTGTCCTCAACTGCTGAAAAACACATTGTATGATTACCTGTTAACTTTCACAGTCAATTAAGCTACCCTATTAGACTATTAACAATAAGAAATATCattatccaaagaaataatacaagTTCCAAACCTTTCTCATTACAGGAAATCACGGATGCCATAGAGACAATCGCTTCCTTCGACTCTGTAAATATGTGAACAAACAACAGCACACTCATAGTCTATAAGAAATAGAAAAGATAACAAGGTTCCCTAAACCTGAGCTCCCAGGCATAAACAGATACtaagaatttgaatttaaataataatGGTATTTTACCCATTCATAACAAAAAACAACCCAATTGTTGCTTACTTCTCTGAATAACAACCTCAAAACAAATCAAAGAACAAAACCGGCTAATCCATGCAACAATTGAAAACCTGTATCCTATAAAACCTAAACCATGTGCATGCATTCATTGCTTCAAGAACAGGTTGTTATATAAGCTTATGTCTTGTGACTTGTCCATTATTCACATTACCCAAAGTTCAAGTACATAATTTGGTAAGCTGACATATAGAGAATCATACATTTCTAAACTCCTATAGCATGAGGTTCTAAATGCAATTTGGACCTCTTCTTCATAACTAGACATTTCAGTCTCCAAGATAGATGGTAATACAGTCGTGTGCTAAACATCAATGCAAAATTTAATATCAAAAATTCATTATATAGCCAGTAATTGACATCAAGTTAAGTTTACACAGCATCTTCTGGACCTATTAGGATCAAGCTTCTTTCATAAGTGATGCAGCCTCTACACATTTTTGAGAAGTTCATATCACCAATTGTCATTGCCTTGGACATAATCATCCAACAATTTATAAAGCAAGAAATGTAGACATATTTGTATACCCATCATGAACAGTATGTAATCATTTAAGGAATCCTCAAAATCACTGCCACAGTCATGAGTTATACTTAATAACTCTTCGACTCTACACAGCACTCTACATTCCACAAGCTGCTTATCACACATTATGGAACATCACTAAAACCACATCAAATATGATCGATGCCATGAATATATAAATGCTACGAATCGTCCTTGAACATTAGATAATGATATCAACCTCATGATAGTAAAAATTATATTGGTCGTCTGACAAATACTttacaaaatcttcaagaaaatcacGGTAGTATAGAGTGGGACATAAACAAGATTCCTATATTAGATCGGAATAATGCAGCAGAAGCTACTTAAATCAAAAGGAGGATCTAGAAATTACAAATCTCCAAAGTTGATACAATGAGTATGTTTGGCAAAATGATTTAGTTTGATGAATTAAAACCGacattgcttggggacaagcaaaaTCTTGGGAAGGGCAGACTGTCATGCCCCTGCTATGAGATCACTGCCTTTACAAAACAAATCGCAGCTTTAAATAACATTTAAGTCTGGGAATTGAAATAAAAGGTATTAGCTAAAGGCCGACCTTTATAAAGGGCAaaaacaaaataattcaaaatgATTAAGGACTGACCTGTATGCTGGCCGACCCATATGCTGCAATCCTAAGCAGGGCTTATATAAGGCCAATACATGGGACGATTTAGGAAGGGAGGCAATGAGAAAAAAACACATTTATTCCAGAGTAGGAATACCAATGCAGGCAGCAACTACAGAAGACTAAGACAGAAAATTAATGCAGCAAACTCTCATTATTTATCAAACAGCACTTGGGTTAGAACAAAGATAATGAAAATATCATGTCCTCTCCATAACATCCATATTTGTAATAAGAAGATTTTGTCTTAGCATAAGACTTATGTGAAACGTGATCATGCCCAGACTACCAGCAAGTAAGGGACCGTATCAGTTACCTATCAAACAACAATAAGGTTAGCAATTTCCACTGGAAAGAGGCAGCTATCTAGGCATCACATTAGCAATCCCAACATGAATAAGGCTGTGACCCAGTGCTACAATTATAATACAAAAATCATAACTTAAAAACAATAATTAAAAGGGGTGTCAAGCAAATCAGATTCCTTAATCAACAAATGATTAGTTAAGGCAGAAGGTGTGGTGAAGAGTCACTACTTCTGCAAGAGGAGCACCCATTGGGAAGGAACATAACCTTCcacctgttgtcctcatttttgtaaaTCACATAAATGAGGGCAATCCCTTTGAATTTTCGTTAAAATTCATCTTTTAAGTCTTTTTGCACACTTCCCAAGGTTGAAATTTGTTTCAAATCTTGCCTATTTTGGGTGTGTGCCTCTCTTTGATCTTCTTTGGTTAGTTTTTGTTTGTTTTAGTCTTCTTTTTTGCACCTTTAAGTGCAAAATCGGGTTTCAGAGACTATACTGCAAGTTGGGGGTATTTTTAGTCATATTGCAAGTTAAACATGtccacttgcaatcgggtctctaggacccgattacaagttggatagGTTTTAGTTGTTTTGACATGTGTTGTCGGGTCCCTAAAACCCGATTACACATAAGATTCTTTTCTTTCAAGTGAAACATGTTCACTTGTGGTCAGGTTTCTAACCCACGACTACAAGTTGGATTTTTTAATTTGAAAGTTGCAAGTTAGTAAGCATTTGCAGTCTTTTAAATATAACCCGACCTCAAGTCATGTTGATTGCTCAAAACACAAACTTGCATCAAGCATCGAATGACCCGATTCCCTCTTTCTCTCTTCGCATTTTTGACGGGGACATTAATGTTTCATTCTTTGATTTCAAAGAGGAATGTTCTTCTTATTTTGAATCGCCTATTTGAAGGGTTTAGAATGTCATTTCTTCTTCAAACGCTGCATTGGTGGTTTGAGTAATTGTTGCTAAAGGCTTCTCATTTTCAGGTATGtattaccttcttcttctttgtggtTTTCTTCTTGGGTTCTTGTTTATGTTCTTTTGCATTGTCTTTGGTTGCTGAATCATGAGTTGTAATGTTCCCAGTTGGGGATTGGATTATTTGGCGTCCAAGTCCTGCAAACAAACGTTAGTATACAAACAATATGAAAGgtaattaaacatatatatttatttgtgcaaTTATACAAGAAAGAATGCGATACGTTATTCTTCATATTTAACAAATAATGTTAAACTAATTTATTGTTATCTATAAAAAGGATAAAATACTTAGTTGGACCTTACTtggattgacccaaccctctattgagaaaCACTTCTCAGTTAGGAGCAATCCAAGATGTCGTCCTCCTAAGGTCTCTAtttgggatctctattaatgagtgaaatcattaatGCTCTCAAAGTTTGGCAGAGATCCCACCCCTGCTCAAGCCTCTCTAGctctaacatatgcatatggttaatctctacaatatatatattgtctctaagagattccctatgaatctctctctggattcctcttggaatcttggcattcaactctGCTCTGAAATGCCTCAATGATCCCTAGCTCTGTAAATTTCCTCTGAAGCAATCTCTATTTCCTCTGTTTTAATTCTGAGTGTATCTCTACAATCTTATGGTAATTTGTTATTTAACATCACTAATATATCGctattataatataattttgaaTGTATCTTTGTCTCTAGAAGTGTCATTACAATTCTGGGTGCATCTCTATTATGCTAATTCTGAATGTATCTCTGCAACTTTGATTATAAATGCATCTCTGTTAATTTAGAATGTATCTTTGTTATTTACCGGCTATTCTATTTAAATTTATCTTGCGGTATGATTCGAATTCTACGACATTATTCATGAAGTATTTACTATGGTTTAGGGTGAACCGATTACTTGCTGGTGGTGTATCCTGGATATGCTGGGTATGCTTCCCTCCTTCCACAATTTTGCTTCCAACGTGGCTATGGTTGTTCGTATGCAGTGGATGTCAACCAATGGCTAGTGATTAGAGCAGCGTATATTCAGACTGAAGTCCAGACGTGATTTTTCCTCAGCGATTTATTCCCCTTTATATCTCTccatttgagggagaggtcacacctcttcatcatgtatgccctttggaaagagtgcaactcttcattatttctaccctttgaaagggacacagcctttcataatcaaatgtgcacttattatttaaatcagatctgcacttctcatttccaaattatcccccctcgaatgaggttctcttctcccttttatatctcaatgttgagggagtcacaacttttcctttcatgacttttgacttttcattaacttaattaatttttaattaatcatatttaattatattattttatattttaatttaatttttaatgttttaattttattattatcatttattattaaattctatttcaaagtggggacattacatgagTGTTTTGAATCGATGTCTTAAGGCAAGAGCGTGTTTTTCTCTTGAATTTTGGTGTTAAGTTTACACATGTTCATGGCTTGCTTTTCATTCATATATCTCCTTAGCTTGTAAATACATCTTCTAGGTTGTCGTTTATGCGTCTTTCTTCATGCACTTGCAAGTTTTCCCTTTCACTTGCTATCAGGACATGCAAACCCGATTGCAAGCTGATTCCTCTATTTTCGCTTTCACTTGCTATCGGGTTTTCATCACCCAATAGCAAGTCTTAGTCTTGGTTTCATTTTATTTCCAACTTTGTGTTTGTAGTCGGATCTCTTTTCTTCCATTGCAAGTCTTTAAATGTGAAAAGACTTGTAGTCAGGCTTATGACAAGAGCCTTGAGAGGAACGAAAAATGCAAAGGATATGACCCGACTACAAGTATATCCTTTGCATTTTTCGTTCCTCTCAAGGCTCTTGTCATAAGCGAACTCTTGTACTTCATATGTTTTGCACTACAAACAATGTGTTGCTTCAAGGATCGGATCTATCACATATCATTACAAGTGAACCGTTGACATATTGACTTAAGTGGCCTCTATAAGCAAAATCGGGTCTTTTTCCTACAAGTGCAAGTTTTACACACACTTGTAATCAGGTCCTATAGACCCTACTACAAGTATGCATATGCATATCATTTCCGCTCATAAAGCTCTTGTTGCAAAGATGAACTACCGCATTCCATATGTTTGGCATAAATCATTTTTACTTGCAGTCGAGTCTTGGAGACCCAACTACAAGTAGAATACATTGTTTTACCCTTCATGCACGCTTGTAGTCGGGTCCCCAAGACCCGACTGCAAGTACCTTAGATGGTCACTATCCTTGGTTTGATAAGCTCATGATTCTTGCAGTCATTTTCTCCCATTTCAATATGCTTTCCACAAAGTCATGTCGCGCATTTCCCATTTAAATCAAGTCTCAAGCTTCCATTTACATGTGTGCATCAT from Cryptomeria japonica chromosome 3, Sugi_1.0, whole genome shotgun sequence harbors:
- the LOC131052986 gene encoding guanosine deaminase isoform X4, with the translated sequence MASVISCNEKGNHTMCFSAVEDRDFQFLSMAIKEAYNAVESEDGAPFGAVVVCGEEVVVSCHNMGLKQTDPTAHAEVVAIRERLFYGANVESAISAGLEATISNALRGTGVYQKTNIIVDKAYGCLADMAEKVFEDTRAIK